One region of Niallia sp. Man26 genomic DNA includes:
- a CDS encoding LacI family DNA-binding transcriptional regulator, translating into MIRTIADIAKIAGVAKSTVSRYLNGGSVGEATRKKIEKAIRETGYTPNPFAQSLKAKKTNIIGTIVPRLDSFASSQTLIGIDERLKELNYQMLISNTSQDLDREIESIYSLANQKMAGIILLATVITDRHLQAIADVNIPVLLIGQEHEEIHSVIHDDYHAGMAIGQYVLDKGHRNIAYLGVTELDIAVGIKRKQGFTKALEGKEDIDVHYYETEFNIPAAQAAAMEILRNSNQSIVVCATDNIALGCLKAAYKLGIAVPDTLSVTGFGGYDVTEAIHPGITTAKFHYKEAGKKAAVNMVELVHERPVEILTTMNFEIIKRESVDTI; encoded by the coding sequence ATGATTCGGACCATTGCGGATATTGCTAAAATCGCCGGAGTCGCCAAAAGCACGGTATCCCGCTACCTGAATGGAGGCTCTGTCGGAGAGGCAACAAGGAAGAAGATTGAAAAGGCAATTCGAGAGACTGGCTACACGCCAAACCCTTTTGCTCAAAGTTTAAAAGCAAAAAAGACAAATATCATTGGCACGATTGTTCCAAGGCTGGATTCTTTTGCGTCATCACAGACGTTGATTGGAATCGATGAGCGCTTGAAAGAACTGAACTATCAGATGTTAATATCCAATACGAGCCAAGATTTAGACAGGGAAATTGAGAGTATATACAGCCTGGCAAACCAGAAGATGGCGGGTATTATCTTGCTTGCGACCGTGATTACGGACAGGCATCTTCAAGCAATAGCTGATGTGAATATTCCAGTTTTACTGATTGGTCAAGAGCATGAAGAGATTCATAGTGTTATTCATGATGATTATCATGCTGGCATGGCAATAGGGCAATATGTGCTGGACAAGGGGCATCGCAACATTGCTTACTTAGGAGTGACAGAGCTTGATATTGCTGTTGGAATAAAACGAAAACAAGGCTTTACAAAAGCATTGGAGGGGAAGGAAGATATTGATGTCCATTATTATGAGACAGAATTTAATATTCCTGCTGCCCAAGCTGCCGCCATGGAAATCTTAAGAAATTCCAACCAGAGTATTGTCGTTTGTGCTACAGACAATATTGCCCTTGGCTGTCTGAAGGCAGCATACAAACTGGGGATAGCTGTACCAGATACTTTGTCTGTTACTGGCTTTGGCGGTTATGATGTCACGGAAGCCATTCATCCTGGCATTACAACAGCAAAATTTCATTATAAAGAAGCAGGGAAAAAGGCCGCAGTTAATATGGTGGAGCTAGTACATGAGCGGCCAGTAGAAATACTGACAAC
- a CDS encoding AraC family transcriptional regulator, producing MKDRQQQLVTLIEKHTNRDGTFDAEIDTLSFIRSSTLSEPLHSLFEPSVCFIAQGSKIVMLEDDIFHYDPNHYLIASVHLPITGKIMKATSDSPYLGVKLRFTTEEILDVIKMKQDHSFPAQRAIMVNKTTSNILDAVIRLIGLLDTPQDISALAPLYKKEILYRIWNNEDGDQMREFAVMGSQAQAIKEVIRIINEEYNQPLRIDMLAKIAKMSVSSFHHYFKQVTAMSPLKYQKMIRLQEARKLLLSEPMEAGEAAFQVGYESPSQFSREYSRMFGAPPVSDIKRFRESINRQ from the coding sequence ATGAAAGACAGGCAGCAGCAGTTAGTGACTTTAATTGAAAAACATACAAATAGGGATGGGACATTTGATGCGGAAATTGATACATTGAGCTTTATCCGCTCATCGACTTTATCAGAGCCTCTTCATTCCTTGTTCGAGCCGTCTGTCTGCTTTATTGCCCAAGGCTCAAAAATCGTGATGCTGGAGGATGACATCTTTCATTATGACCCCAATCACTACCTTATTGCCTCTGTCCATCTGCCGATAACAGGGAAAATCATGAAGGCGACGAGTGACAGCCCCTATCTAGGAGTCAAACTCCGCTTCACAACAGAAGAGATTCTCGATGTTATTAAGATGAAGCAAGATCACTCATTTCCCGCACAAAGAGCCATCATGGTGAATAAGACAACATCCAATATACTCGATGCAGTTATCAGGCTGATAGGCTTGCTTGATACGCCCCAAGACATTTCAGCACTGGCACCTCTTTATAAAAAAGAAATTCTTTATAGAATTTGGAATAATGAAGATGGAGATCAAATGAGAGAGTTTGCAGTAATGGGAAGTCAAGCGCAGGCAATCAAAGAGGTAATCCGCATAATCAATGAGGAATATAACCAGCCGCTGCGGATAGATATGCTTGCAAAAATAGCTAAAATGAGTGTTTCCTCTTTCCATCATTATTTTAAACAAGTGACAGCAATGAGCCCATTAAAGTATCAAAAGATGATTCGGCTGCAGGAAGCACGGAAGCTTTTGTTATCTGAACCGATGGAAGCAGGTGAAGCGGCTTTTCAAGTCGGCTATGAAAGTCCATCCCAATTCAGCAGAGAATACAGCAGAATGTTTGGAGCTCCTCCAGTCAGTGATATAAAAAGATTTCGTGAATCAATTAACAGGCAGTAA
- a CDS encoding SDR family oxidoreductase translates to MTNLQDKVAIITGASRGIGAQSAIKLAELGAKVVVNYANSPQAAEAVTSSIMEKGGQAIAVKADVSSLKEIEYLFETTISHFGKVDILVNNAGIMHTIPISEVTEEQFDQHFAINVKGTYFACQQAFKHMAPNGRIVNFSTSVAGVMFPGYSIYAATKGAVEQISRQLAREFGPKNITINTIAPGPTRTELFLEGKTSEQLQALKGNNAFGRFGETNDIADALAFLVSDESRWITGQTIRVNGGMI, encoded by the coding sequence ATGACAAACTTACAGGATAAAGTCGCAATAATTACAGGCGCATCAAGAGGAATAGGCGCTCAAAGTGCAATAAAATTAGCAGAACTGGGAGCTAAGGTTGTTGTTAATTATGCTAACAGCCCACAAGCAGCAGAGGCAGTGACCTCATCTATCATGGAAAAGGGCGGCCAGGCGATAGCTGTTAAAGCAGATGTGAGCAGCCTTAAGGAAATAGAGTATTTATTTGAAACGACCATTAGCCATTTCGGCAAGGTCGATATCCTTGTGAATAATGCAGGTATCATGCATACCATTCCAATCAGTGAAGTGACAGAGGAACAATTTGACCAACATTTTGCGATTAATGTTAAAGGCACCTATTTCGCCTGCCAACAAGCCTTTAAGCATATGGCACCGAACGGACGAATCGTTAATTTCTCTACTTCTGTTGCAGGAGTAATGTTCCCAGGCTACAGCATTTATGCAGCTACTAAAGGGGCTGTTGAACAAATCAGCAGACAGCTGGCCAGAGAATTTGGACCAAAGAATATAACGATAAATACAATCGCCCCAGGTCCGACAAGAACAGAATTATTCTTGGAAGGAAAAACTTCTGAACAATTGCAGGCATTAAAAGGAAACAACGCCTTCGGAAGATTCGGAGAAACAAATGATATCGCCGATGCATTAGCCTTTTTAGTAAGTGACGAATCCCGCTGGATTACAGGACAAACAATCCGTGTTAATGGCGGTATGATCTAG
- a CDS encoding 7-cyano-7-deazaguanine synthase: protein MNVNNVLPHLHKELLHGMYFDYDDTSTKFLDIITITTSLFLFAPEIKKGQKDLSITIPVFHYSVWEKEKAAAEAFFSWMTDTHVSLQFTNNIPLDTEEGFLLSLPAYQNIALFYDDIESIAGINHQLVCDYIRIPNKNNEKTKQQKLAAFLRKTASDSSEIINIDIKLLNKRKSKTTPAAISLVLAIAAAKAYFNGGTKVYYYQSQKIDADSLNLAKTAHPKTYQLLNALYQCISADMQIETPLLHKTRVVILKEMPKEHKLQIKNTNECLRMKRKTALAAANTPCGICTACFQRKIALAAANSEVYDGFYQYDYGQKIAEITDEHDQQIYRDTLELMETLSQERKTTEEDEYLADDLRSAFACFVDRYNPY, encoded by the coding sequence ATGAATGTAAACAATGTATTGCCTCATTTACATAAAGAACTGCTTCACGGAATGTATTTTGACTATGATGATACCAGCACGAAATTTCTAGACATTATTACGATTACAACCAGTCTATTCTTATTTGCGCCAGAGATAAAAAAAGGCCAAAAAGATCTTTCCATTACCATTCCCGTTTTTCATTATTCTGTTTGGGAGAAGGAAAAAGCTGCGGCAGAAGCGTTTTTTTCCTGGATGACAGACACGCATGTGTCACTTCAATTTACAAATAACATTCCGCTAGATACGGAAGAAGGATTCTTATTGTCATTGCCAGCCTATCAAAACATTGCATTGTTCTATGATGATATCGAATCAATTGCCGGCATAAATCACCAGTTAGTATGTGATTATATACGCATTCCCAACAAAAATAATGAAAAAACAAAACAGCAGAAACTAGCTGCTTTTTTAAGAAAGACAGCATCCGATTCGAGCGAAATAATAAATATAGATATTAAATTACTCAACAAAAGAAAATCCAAAACTACTCCTGCGGCCATTTCCTTAGTATTGGCGATAGCTGCTGCCAAAGCCTATTTTAACGGCGGAACAAAAGTATATTATTATCAAAGCCAAAAGATAGATGCAGATTCTCTAAACCTAGCTAAGACTGCTCATCCGAAAACATATCAACTGCTGAATGCACTTTATCAATGCATTTCTGCAGATATGCAGATTGAGACACCCCTCTTGCATAAAACAAGGGTAGTTATCCTCAAAGAAATGCCTAAAGAGCATAAATTACAAATTAAAAATACAAATGAATGTTTGAGAATGAAAAGAAAAACAGCATTAGCGGCTGCAAATACTCCTTGTGGCATTTGCACAGCTTGCTTCCAACGAAAGATTGCCTTAGCTGCAGCAAACAGTGAAGTATATGATGGTTTTTACCAATATGACTATGGCCAAAAGATAGCCGAAATAACGGACGAACACGATCAACAAATTTATCGAGACACTCTGGAATTAATGGAAACTCTCAGTCAGGAACGAAAAACCACAGAAGAAGACGAGTATTTAGCTGATGATCTTAGGTCAGCTTTTGCGTGTTTTGTTGATAGGTATAATCCGTACTGA
- a CDS encoding AraC family transcriptional regulator, whose protein sequence is MTANTRIRIPDGLWTGLKKLGFNAQDLVRKAKMPLTVISESVVTVEQYYALWQAYSDMIGDSEAGMLQLPTVFETTQYPPSVLAAYHARDYRDALNRMARYKEMCPPEKLRIVEQDTNCVIELKWLETEQAGPALLVGTTLAFLLELGRRGTGYPIKASLVEFTHSFGQVQALEDYFGCPIHIGAKHNRLILQREDLDRPFTSYNAELLQILTPVLEQTLEEQRHSHSITEIVKWILKRNLTGERLDIQDVASELGMSERTLQRRLTDEKTSFKDLLKEVRHEQARQYLADPDLDIKEVAFLVGYKDHSSFYRAFRCWEGDTPLNWRTEHALIDERQG, encoded by the coding sequence ATGACTGCAAATACTCGTATTAGAATACCGGATGGACTTTGGACTGGATTAAAAAAACTAGGATTTAATGCGCAGGATTTAGTTCGAAAAGCAAAAATGCCGCTGACTGTAATCAGTGAATCAGTTGTCACTGTTGAACAATATTATGCATTATGGCAAGCATATTCCGATATGATCGGTGATAGTGAAGCTGGCATGTTGCAGCTTCCGACGGTATTTGAAACAACACAGTATCCCCCATCTGTACTGGCTGCTTACCATGCCCGTGATTATCGGGATGCGCTTAACAGAATGGCGCGTTACAAAGAAATGTGCCCTCCTGAAAAATTACGCATTGTGGAACAAGATACAAATTGTGTAATTGAACTGAAATGGTTGGAAACCGAGCAAGCAGGACCAGCCCTGCTTGTCGGAACAACACTTGCGTTTTTACTGGAACTAGGACGAAGAGGCACCGGATATCCTATAAAAGCGAGCTTAGTAGAATTTACACATTCTTTTGGTCAAGTCCAAGCACTGGAAGATTATTTTGGTTGCCCGATCCATATCGGAGCAAAACATAATAGACTGATATTGCAAAGAGAAGATCTTGATCGTCCTTTTACTTCCTATAATGCTGAATTACTGCAGATACTAACACCAGTATTGGAGCAAACATTGGAGGAGCAGCGCCACAGTCACTCAATAACGGAGATAGTTAAGTGGATTTTAAAACGCAATTTAACAGGAGAACGACTTGACATACAAGATGTTGCAAGTGAGTTGGGCATGAGCGAACGTACCTTACAGCGACGGCTTACTGATGAAAAAACCAGCTTTAAGGATCTCTTAAAGGAAGTCCGTCATGAACAGGCACGACAGTACTTGGCTGATCCTGACCTAGATATTAAAGAAGTCGCTTTTCTCGTTGGATATAAAGACCATAGCTCGTTCTATCGTGCCTTCCGTTGTTGGGAAGGTGACACTCCTTTAAATTGGCGTACTGAACATGCACTTATAGACGAACGACAAGGATAA
- a CDS encoding SDR family oxidoreductase, which yields MEMELVNKTALVTGSTKGIGKAIAKELAKEGVNVLINGRNYDEVERTVQEIKSEFPLTSPQNAAADIVDVQQREELFRKYPNVDILVNNMGIYEIMQYEDVTDGVWQKYFETNVLAANGLCKHYLPKMLNKNDGRIIFIASEEAVMPSGQMPQYCMTKSMLLSLAKSLSFLTKGTEVTVNTIMPGPTLSENVQAIIEGIYSDENMTFTEKETQFMVTNLPQSEIQRFIRPIEIGRLATFLCSPYASAFRGSPIRMDGGMVPTIF from the coding sequence TTGGAAATGGAATTAGTAAATAAAACCGCTTTAGTTACAGGCTCAACAAAAGGAATCGGGAAAGCAATAGCAAAAGAATTGGCTAAAGAAGGAGTTAATGTTCTCATCAATGGCCGCAACTATGACGAGGTAGAACGAACTGTACAGGAAATTAAATCAGAATTCCCGTTAACTTCCCCTCAAAATGCTGCAGCTGATATTGTCGATGTGCAACAAAGAGAGGAACTATTTAGGAAATATCCTAATGTCGATATTTTAGTTAACAATATGGGGATATACGAAATCATGCAATACGAAGATGTTACAGATGGAGTCTGGCAAAAATACTTTGAAACGAATGTATTAGCTGCAAATGGGCTTTGTAAACATTATCTTCCAAAAATGCTGAATAAAAATGATGGCCGAATCATTTTTATTGCTAGTGAAGAAGCCGTAATGCCTTCTGGACAAATGCCTCAGTATTGTATGACAAAATCAATGCTGCTATCATTAGCAAAAAGCTTGTCTTTTCTAACAAAAGGTACAGAAGTTACAGTCAATACCATTATGCCTGGACCAACACTTTCTGAAAATGTGCAAGCTATAATTGAGGGTATTTACAGTGATGAAAACATGACCTTTACAGAAAAAGAAACACAATTTATGGTCACTAATTTGCCTCAATCAGAAATACAGCGATTTATCAGACCGATTGAAATAGGACGATTAGCCACATTCCTATGCAGTCCCTATGCATCTGCATTTAGAGGATCACCAATCCGTATGGATGGCGGAATGGTTCCGACCATTTTTTAA